GACAGCTCAAGCCGCCCCGCACGCGCCGCGGCCAGCCAGCCCCCGCACGCGAACCCGTCGCCCTCGGCAACGGGCGCGGGCTGCGCGGCCAGCAGCCCGCGCAGGTCGGCGGCGACGTACGTCGGCCGGTGCTCAGGCGGCGCGGCGAGCAGCAGCGCGGCGTCCGTCACGCCGGTCAGCACCAGCAGCGAGTCGACGCCCCCGGCGTGCGCGCCCTCGATGTCGGTGTCGAGCCGGTCCCCCACCACGAGCGGGCGCTCCGCCCCGGTCCGCAGGATCGTCTCCCGGTGCATCGGCGGCTGCGGCTTGCCCGCCACCCGCGGGCCGCGCGTGCGGCCGGTGGCGATGCGCACGACCTCGACCGCCGCGCCGTTCCCCGGCCCGATGCCGCGTCCGCTCGGAATCGTCAGGTCCGTGTTCGAGGCGAACCACGGCACCCCCCGGTTCACCGCGAGCGCGGCCTCCGTCAGCACGCCCCAGGGCAGCCCGGGCCCGCCGTACCCCTGCACCACGGCGGCCGGGTCGTCGTCGGCCGAGTCCACCGGGGACAGGCCGCGTTCGCGCAGCGCGACCCGCAGCCCCTCGCCCCCCGCGCACAGCACCCGCGCCCCCGCCGGCAGCTCCTCGGCGATCAGCCGCGCCACCGCCTGCGCCGAGGTGACGACCTCGGCGGGCTCGGCGGTCACGCCCAGCCGCGTCAGGTGCTCCGCGACCGTTTCTGGAGTCCTGGCCGCGTTGTTCGTCACGTACGCGAGCCGCATCCCGCCCTCGCGCGCCGCGCGCAGCGACGCGACGGCGTGCGGAAGGGCCTCGCCCCCCGCGTAGACCACGCCGTCCAGGTCGAGCAGCGCCGTGTCGTACGCCTCGCTGAGCGCCAGGGCCGCGCCCGAGGGGGCCGACCTGAAGGCGCGCGCCGGCCCGGCCGGCGCGCCGATTCGTTCGTTCGTCGATTCACCCATGACACGACGATCATTCCGCATGGCGCGGCGGCTTACCATGCCGGGATGCACGCCGGTCTCGATCTCGCGCCGTTCCGTGCCCTGCGCTACGCGCCGGACCGGGTCACCTCCCTCGCCGCCGTCACCGCGCCGCCCTACGACGTCGTGGTCCGCCCCGACGGGCAGCACGCGCTGGAGACGGCCGACCGCCACAACATCGTGCGCCTGACCCTCCCCCGCGCCGAGGACCCGGCGCAGGCGCACCGCGCCGCCGCCGGCATCCTGAGCCGCTGGCGCGCCGAGGGCATCCTGGTCACCGATTCGCGCCCGGCGCTGTGGGTGTACGAGCAGCGCGCGGGCGGAACGCTCCAGCGCGGGCTCATCGGCGCCCTGCGGCTGAGCCCGCCGGAGGAGGGCGTCGTCCTGCCGCACGAGGACGTCATGCCGGACGTCGTCGCGGACCGGGCGGACCTGACCCGGTCCACGGCCGTCAACCTCGAACCCCTGCTGCTCTCCTACCGCGGCGCCGCGGACACCGCCGCCGCGCTGGAACGGGTCGTGAGCCTCCCGCCGGCGCTGGCCACCACGACGGCCGACGGCACCCGGCACCGCCTGTGGCCGGTGGCGGACCGGCGGCGCGTCGCCGCGCTGGCCGGCGGGCTGACGGCCCATCGGGCGCTGATCGCCGACGGCCACCACCGCTGGGCGAGCTACCTGAGGCTGCGCGCGGAGCACGGCGGACGGCCGCCCTGGGACCGCGGGCTCGTCCTGCTCGTCGACACCGACCGCTACCCGCTGCGCGTGCAGGCCATCCACCGCGTGCTGCCGACGCTGCCGCCCGCCACCGCGCTCGACCGGCTGCGCGGCGCGTTCCGCTCCCGCCCGCTCGGACAGGCGCTGCCCGACGCCCTGGAGACGCTCGCGGCCACCCCGGGCCCGGCGTTCGTGCTGGCGGGCGGCGACCGGCCGCACCTGCTCGACCGGCCGGACGCCGCCCTCCTGGAACGCACGATCCGCCGCGACCGACCCGACGCCTGGCGCCGCCTGGACGCGACCGTCCTGCACGCCGCGCTCCTCGACGCGGTGTGGCGGCACGAGGTGCCGCCCGCGTCCGTGCGCCACCTGCACGACGCGCGGGCCGCCGTGACGCAGGCGGAACGCGCGGGCGGCACCGCCGTGCTGCTGCGCGCGGTGCCCGAGAGCACCGTGCGCGCCCTCGCGGAGGCGGGCGTCACCATGCCGCACAAGTCGACGTCGTTCGGCCCCAAGCCGGCCACGGGCCTGCTGCTCAGGCCGCTGGACCCGCGGGACGGCATTGCCGCGCAAATTTAGGTTAGGCTAACCTCACTCCCAGCTTGACCGCCGCACCTGGGAGCCGCATGAGCGCCATCATCTTCGCCAAACAGGTAGACAGGCTCGGGGAGTTCGCCTTCCGCCACGTCGATCCCGACGCCGACGCCGAGCTGCTCCACCGCTGGCTCACCCACCCCAAGTCCGCGTTCTGGCTCATGGGCGACGCCGCGCTCGACGACGTGCGGCGCGAGTTCCGCGCCATCGCCGACACCCCGGGACACGACGCGCTCCTCGGCCTGCACAACGGCGAACCCGCGTTCCTCGCCGAACGGTACGACCCCGCGGCCGAGCCCGTGGGCGGCGTCTACGAGGTCGTGCCGGGCGATGTCGGCATGCACTTCCTCGTCGCCCCCACCGACACCCCGCTGCGCGGCTTCACCCGCGC
Above is a genomic segment from Streptomyces marincola containing:
- a CDS encoding HAD hydrolase-like protein; translated protein: MGESTNERIGAPAGPARAFRSAPSGAALALSEAYDTALLDLDGVVYAGGEALPHAVASLRAAREGGMRLAYVTNNAARTPETVAEHLTRLGVTAEPAEVVTSAQAVARLIAEELPAGARVLCAGGEGLRVALRERGLSPVDSADDDPAAVVQGYGGPGLPWGVLTEAALAVNRGVPWFASNTDLTIPSGRGIGPGNGAAVEVVRIATGRTRGPRVAGKPQPPMHRETILRTGAERPLVVGDRLDTDIEGAHAGGVDSLLVLTGVTDAALLLAAPPEHRPTYVAADLRGLLAAQPAPVAEGDGFACGGWLAAARAGRLELSGGAGDPVDGLRALCAAAWSAAGAGPGTADAGAALTRLGL
- a CDS encoding DUF1015 family protein, which codes for MHAGLDLAPFRALRYAPDRVTSLAAVTAPPYDVVVRPDGQHALETADRHNIVRLTLPRAEDPAQAHRAAAGILSRWRAEGILVTDSRPALWVYEQRAGGTLQRGLIGALRLSPPEEGVVLPHEDVMPDVVADRADLTRSTAVNLEPLLLSYRGAADTAAALERVVSLPPALATTTADGTRHRLWPVADRRRVAALAGGLTAHRALIADGHHRWASYLRLRAEHGGRPPWDRGLVLLVDTDRYPLRVQAIHRVLPTLPPATALDRLRGAFRSRPLGQALPDALETLAATPGPAFVLAGGDRPHLLDRPDAALLERTIRRDRPDAWRRLDATVLHAALLDAVWRHEVPPASVRHLHDARAAVTQAERAGGTAVLLRAVPESTVRALAEAGVTMPHKSTSFGPKPATGLLLRPLDPRDGIAAQI
- a CDS encoding GNAT family N-acetyltransferase, with amino-acid sequence MSAIIFAKQVDRLGEFAFRHVDPDADAELLHRWLTHPKSAFWLMGDAALDDVRREFRAIADTPGHDALLGLHNGEPAFLAERYDPAAEPVGGVYEVVPGDVGMHFLVAPTDTPLRGFTRAVITTVMELLFADPATRRVVVEPDVRNKAVHALNAAVGFHVAATVPLPGKEAYLSICTRESYTPATAAAPATTRSE